TTTGGAGGAAGTGTGCAAATAACCGCCATCCACACCTGGAAAGCGCTTGATCCCATTGTGCAAAGTGCGATCACCCGCATCCAGGACGAAGCGCAGTACAAGCGCGCCCTGAAGCTCGTCGAGGAACTCTGGCCGCTCGCCCAGGGCGATGACGCCGCAGCCACCCTGCTCGACCTGGTGGCCGAGCGCATCGAGGCCTACGAAGCGCAGCAGGACCCCGTCCCCGCCACCACGCCTGCCGAGGCCCTGGCGTTCCTGATGGAGCAGCACGGCCTGAAGCAGAAGGACCTCGCGCAGTTCGCGCCGCAGAGCGTGATCAGCGAGATCCTGAACGGGAAGCGCAAGGTCAGCAAGGCCATTGCCAAAGGGCTGGCCGAACGGTTTAAGGTCAGCATCGACGTTTTTCTGTGACGCTAATGGTGTTCTTTGATTCCCGCATTCTGGCGAGCAGGACGCGCAGGCGCGCTGGCTGAGAAAAGAGAACATCCCGGGCCTGAGAGGAAGGAAGTGGGATCATAGGGTCTCCTGATTGTGGGCTTCTGCTTCCGCCCTGATCGGGCCGTCTGTTCTGGATCTGGAGCGTTTCACGCTCTTGGACGGCCCAAAGTTGCACCTTCGGCTGTGTAGGCGAAAGTAAACTCCTGGTCATGTCTGCGCTTCACGCCTCGGTGGTCGGTCTTCATATCCTTGGTGCAGTTCTTGCCCTGGTAACGGGCGGCCTGGCATTGGTGTATTCGAACGGTTCTCCGGCCCACCGCCTGGTCGGAAAGCTCTACCTCCTGGGGTGGGTGTTGCTCGCCGGGCTGGGGTACGTCATTGACGCCTGGACGCCGGGACTTTCGGTCTTTAGCGGCTTTAATACACTGGGTCTGTTTCTGGTGGGCGGCGCCTTTTATGCGGTTCGCCATCGTCAACGAATCGGGCGCAACTGGCTCAGGCGCCACATGCTGTGGATGATTACCTCGTGGGTTTTGGCGTGGATCGCGATGCTGGTGCAAATGCTTCCCCGGTTCGGGGTTCCGGCCACCTCGTCTGTCTTTTACCTGGTTATCCAGCTGCCCGCGACCCTGGGCGCTTTCCTGATGCTGCGTCTGTTGCAGCGCTATACCCGTAGCCCGGCAAAATCGGCCACCTCCTGAGTGAAGAGCGAGGCCATCAAAGCATTTGCCGAACAATGTTCTCGGGACTCTACCTCCAGAGGCCACGCCAGGGTGGAGAGGGAAGCGCAGCCAGAACCCCCGTTCAAAAGACGCGGGGAGCAGTCAGAGACGCTTTGATGGCCTCGCTCTTTCTCATAACGTTTGTCTGTATGTACAGGACCTGGAGGGCACGCTGGCAGCAACGCGCGTGGTGCTGTGAAGTGCCGGGGTCCGACCTGAGGAGGTAGCGGCCGTCCTGGCAGCTGGCGCTGAGGCGTACCTAGAGCCTCTCGGCAACGCAGCCTTGCTCAGCACACTGCAGACGCTCCTGGAACAGATTGACCGCCAGGCTTTCTGATTGAATCGACATCCCCCTGCAACAGCGCGGTGACGCTTCAAGGCCGCCTGTAAGCCTTCCGGAGCAGCCTTTGATTCGGACGTTACCGGCCCTCAAGCGGTGGAGTCAGAAGTTGACGCCTTGAGAACGGGTGGCCTGGCTGCCCGTGAAATGGACGGGTGGTATTGCCACCGCATGAACGTAAGGTAAAGTCTTTTATGAGACGTTACATCCACTACACCTATGCCTCCAAAGTGAGAGACACCCTGCGCCAGGAGGCCGAAGAAGAGGTACGCGACTTCGGGAGCGCATCAGAATTCCTTTCTTATTGTGAAGCGATGGAGCACCTGAAGCAGGATGAACGTGACCCATTGGTCGAGTTTCATACGGAGGAGACGGTGGAAGCGCCTTACGAGTTGAGGGCGGCGCGCCTAAGGGCGGTGAACTGGGAAGATGTAGCAACGGAAGGGACCGCCTGAGGTGAATTGGGCCCTTGCCCGGACGTTTCGCTGCTCGCGGGGCCAGAAGAACGCCTCAGCCGCGATGGGCCAGGGCGGGGATGAGGGCTCGGGGACAGCTCAGGGCTTGAGATAGAACTTCACATGGTTTTGTTGTGCGGGGTCTTCCTCGAGACTTAGCGATCCCGAGCGGCCTGTTCAACGGTAGGCAGCACTCAAGGCGTCGAAGCTTGCTTTAGGGGCCCAGCGCTGAGCTCCAGCCTGGATAGCCTCAGGAGCACTCACCCGCACGATCCCGAAACTGCCCAAATCCAGGTCTGGCCGTCCATCCACCTGATGCGGAAGGTAGAAGCACGCGAACGTACAGACAAACGCCGTGTCGATGCCCTCCTCTTTGAAGAGTTCTGCCAGTTCCACAATGCACTGGGCCTGCGCCTCCTCATCTCGTTCGTATTCTCCCTTCAGCCCGACAGCGTGACCATCCTGGTACTCAATGATGTCCATTGCGGCGGCGCCAAGGTCATCGGCACCTCGGTAGGTTGCGCACCCAAACTCTGTGATGGCCACCGGTTTTCCCAGGCGCGTGAGCGACTGGACGGCTGCCCGGAAGTGAGGGGCGTTTGCTTTTGTTCGGTAGAGATCCATGGCCACGAAGTCAAAGGGTGTCCAGTCCACCCCTTCAAAATGGATAGCAGCGTAAGTGATGGGACCAGCAAAGCGCGTCCTAACGGCTTGTACGGCCCGCTGCAGGAAAGCGTTCATGCGGGCGGGAA
The sequence above is drawn from the Deinococcus hopiensis KR-140 genome and encodes:
- a CDS encoding helix-turn-helix domain-containing protein, with the protein product MQITAIHTWKALDPIVQSAITRIQDEAQYKRALKLVEELWPLAQGDDAAATLLDLVAERIEAYEAQQDPVPATTPAEALAFLMEQHGLKQKDLAQFAPQSVISEILNGKRKVSKAIAKGLAERFKVSIDVFL
- a CDS encoding DUF2306 domain-containing protein, which encodes MSALHASVVGLHILGAVLALVTGGLALVYSNGSPAHRLVGKLYLLGWVLLAGLGYVIDAWTPGLSVFSGFNTLGLFLVGGAFYAVRHRQRIGRNWLRRHMLWMITSWVLAWIAMLVQMLPRFGVPATSSVFYLVIQLPATLGAFLMLRLLQRYTRSPAKSATS